One window from the genome of Dyadobacter sp. CECT 9275 encodes:
- a CDS encoding DUF1501 domain-containing protein encodes MNSNWNRREFLQRASAATMAALAAGAPLSGILSSCKGKAGANSSADTVILLWMAGGMAHTETFDPKKYTPFEKDMEGNRVLSTFKSVPTVLDGIHFSDGLQSIGKVMDKGTLIRSYVAADMGHILHSRHQYHWHTCYEPPQTVAAPHMGSWIAKELGPKNPVIPAFIDIGQRFTVGEAEELKAFHTAGFLGNEFGPFFIPDPSQGLESVRPPVGMDAKRFERRNQLYNELINNSPVGEFGSDYQRESLKRSMEQAYALLNSPESKAFDLHTEPKESYDIYNTGRFGLGCLLARRLTEQGARFISVTTEYEPFKGWDTHENGHTRLEEMKRQIDGPIAQLIKDLDKTGHLDRTLIVLASEFSRDMMVEGKPDIKVQEQVPQPDILSEPKFYGMHRHFTDGGSMLMFGGGIKKGFVYGKTADERPCKTIENPIKIAQVHQTIYHALGIPPETQYEVEKRPFYTTPDGKGQVVKELLTEKIA; translated from the coding sequence ATGAACTCAAACTGGAATAGAAGAGAATTTTTGCAGCGGGCCAGCGCAGCTACCATGGCAGCCCTGGCAGCCGGTGCTCCGCTGTCCGGCATACTTTCGAGCTGTAAAGGAAAAGCCGGTGCCAATTCCTCCGCCGATACGGTTATACTCCTGTGGATGGCTGGCGGCATGGCGCATACCGAGACTTTTGATCCTAAAAAGTATACGCCCTTCGAAAAAGATATGGAAGGAAACCGTGTACTGAGTACCTTCAAATCTGTACCGACAGTGCTGGATGGTATCCATTTTTCAGACGGGCTGCAGTCTATCGGGAAGGTGATGGACAAAGGTACGTTAATCCGTTCTTACGTCGCTGCCGACATGGGGCATATCTTGCACTCGCGCCACCAGTATCACTGGCATACCTGTTACGAACCACCCCAGACGGTTGCCGCTCCGCACATGGGCTCCTGGATCGCCAAGGAACTCGGTCCAAAAAATCCGGTCATCCCTGCATTTATTGACATCGGCCAAAGGTTCACAGTAGGAGAGGCCGAAGAGCTGAAAGCTTTCCATACAGCAGGTTTTCTGGGAAATGAATTTGGGCCATTTTTCATTCCGGATCCAAGCCAGGGTCTGGAAAGTGTGAGGCCACCCGTGGGAATGGATGCCAAACGTTTTGAAAGACGTAACCAACTTTATAACGAACTGATTAACAACAGTCCGGTAGGGGAGTTTGGCTCTGACTATCAGAGAGAATCCCTGAAAAGATCCATGGAACAGGCTTATGCGTTGCTAAATTCTCCGGAGTCCAAAGCATTTGACCTGCATACGGAGCCAAAGGAAAGTTATGATATCTATAACACCGGCAGGTTTGGTTTAGGCTGTCTGCTGGCACGAAGGCTCACGGAGCAGGGAGCGAGGTTTATCAGCGTCACTACCGAATATGAACCTTTCAAAGGGTGGGATACCCACGAGAACGGACACACCCGCCTGGAGGAAATGAAAAGACAGATTGACGGGCCTATTGCGCAATTGATTAAGGATCTTGACAAAACGGGCCACCTGGACCGTACCCTTATCGTGCTGGCAAGTGAGTTCAGCCGGGATATGATGGTAGAAGGTAAGCCCGACATTAAAGTACAGGAACAGGTACCTCAGCCAGACATCCTTTCGGAACCGAAATTCTATGGTATGCACCGCCATTTTACCGACGGAGGTTCTATGCTCATGTTTGGCGGGGGTATTAAAAAGGGTTTTGTATATGGGAAAACAGCGGATGAAAGGCCTTGTAAAACCATCGAAAACCCTATAAAAATTGCCCAGGTGCACCAGACTATTTACCATGCCCTGGGTATTCCGCCCGAGACTCAGTACGAAGTGGAAAAACGCCCCTTCTACACCACGCCGGACGGAAAAGGGCAGGTGGTGAAGGAATTACTGACTGAAAAAATTGCCTGA
- a CDS encoding RagB/SusD family nutrient uptake outer membrane protein → MKNITAIGIIALTLLHTSCSEDFLNETDPTKVGVDVFYKNEAQAKQALNGVYGQVQTLNNTAYLFGEFQTDNTTIDLNPSDRGGAGGWEAFDFSTINSGNGEIANLWNGYYSALYNNNLTLEKLAVAEIADASKKEIEGQLKFLRGYMYFNLVQYFGDVVIVTSTLSTPDPAFDLVRSPQAEVWAQVEKDLKEAAALLPAKYAAAGDKGRATKGAALSLLGKTYLIQKKYAEAITTLKEVTALGYALNANYADNFDPSPAKKNGIESIFEIQYQGDNDLGEQSSFQYVFAPRVSKGAVTGYAAGTNGGRNVPTNDIIAAYEKGDLRKDISLKTSFILDGKEYPVPYVSKYNYPHTIVQRTNTNWPVLRYADVLLMLSEAMNEQTGPTAEALGYLNQIRKRAGLPDAAPAGKDDFRTAVLKERRLELAFENHRWFDLKRTKTPAQWAAFMNAHGAMEKAKPTVDRGNVPFNSNDYIFSDFEYVLPLPAPQILINAKLVQNPGY, encoded by the coding sequence ATGAAAAATATAACCGCAATAGGAATCATCGCCCTTACTTTGTTACATACATCGTGCAGCGAAGATTTCCTTAACGAGACGGACCCTACCAAGGTAGGTGTTGACGTTTTCTATAAAAACGAAGCTCAGGCCAAACAAGCCCTGAACGGAGTATACGGACAGGTTCAGACGCTTAACAACACTGCCTACCTGTTTGGTGAGTTTCAGACCGACAATACGACCATTGATTTGAACCCGTCGGACCGTGGTGGAGCGGGAGGATGGGAAGCATTCGACTTTTCGACTATCAACTCGGGAAACGGTGAAATTGCCAACCTGTGGAACGGCTATTATTCAGCGCTTTACAACAACAACCTTACCCTTGAAAAACTGGCTGTTGCTGAAATAGCGGACGCTTCCAAAAAAGAGATCGAAGGCCAACTGAAATTTCTCAGAGGTTACATGTACTTCAATCTGGTCCAATATTTCGGGGACGTGGTAATTGTTACCTCAACGCTTTCTACACCTGATCCGGCCTTTGATTTGGTAAGGTCGCCGCAGGCAGAAGTATGGGCACAGGTGGAGAAAGATCTGAAAGAAGCCGCGGCCCTGCTGCCTGCAAAATATGCAGCTGCCGGTGACAAAGGACGTGCTACCAAAGGTGCTGCGTTAAGCCTGCTCGGTAAAACGTATCTCATCCAGAAAAAATATGCCGAAGCGATTACCACGCTCAAGGAAGTAACTGCACTCGGATATGCTCTTAATGCCAACTATGCCGACAATTTTGATCCTTCCCCGGCCAAAAAGAATGGTATCGAATCCATCTTTGAGATTCAGTATCAGGGAGACAACGACCTCGGTGAGCAAAGCAGCTTCCAGTATGTATTTGCGCCAAGGGTATCCAAAGGAGCAGTAACAGGATATGCGGCTGGTACAAACGGGGGAAGGAATGTACCAACCAATGACATTATTGCTGCTTACGAAAAAGGGGATCTTAGAAAAGATATCTCTTTAAAGACCAGCTTTATACTGGATGGAAAAGAATATCCGGTTCCCTACGTATCCAAGTACAACTATCCGCACACTATTGTACAGCGGACCAATACCAACTGGCCCGTACTGAGATATGCGGACGTGCTGCTCATGTTGTCAGAAGCTATGAATGAGCAGACTGGCCCCACAGCCGAAGCACTAGGGTACCTCAACCAGATCCGTAAACGTGCCGGCCTTCCCGATGCAGCCCCCGCTGGCAAGGATGATTTCAGAACTGCGGTACTTAAAGAGAGAAGGTTGGAACTTGCCTTTGAAAACCACAGATGGTTTGACCTTAAACGAACCAAAACACCTGCCCAATGGGCTGCCTTCATGAATGCACATGGTGCAATGGAAAAGGCCAAACCAACAGTGGACCGTGGGAATGTACCTTTTAATTCAAATGATTACATATTCAGTGATTTTGAATATGTACTGCCTTTACCGGCACCTCAGATTTTGATCAATGCCAAGCTGGTACAAAATCCGGGTTATTAA
- a CDS encoding PSD1 and planctomycete cytochrome C domain-containing protein produces the protein MVHFPVGLLCVALLLELIDWKHNSDKLRAGINLLLWIGAGSAVVAVAFGWLLAGEGEYGGDSLEIHRWAGIATMVLSCMTVFALTRGKIALYRSLLILTVVGVSLAGHYGAMLTHGDDYISSVLPFSKEEPLADGVDQPDFKFVNDGKALTPQQIQDLNVEVRTILAHNCYSCHSESKIKGELRLDSKDMIMKGGEHGVVVVPQHPDKSELIRRISLPKGDKDAMPTKGKRLTEKEINVLTYWIEKGAPWPDGKEKSIYRVAALEPRTPALPAPSGDIVKPIDRLVNAYFQKNKIEWKPVVDDRIYIRRVYLDIVGLLPTPEKIDAFLADNRPDKREILAQELLNKNNDYAQHWMSFWNDALRNDYSGTGYITGGRFDITKWLYSSLQSNKPYNEFVKQLISPTKESEGFIKGIKWRGTINSSQRTEMQAAQNVSQVFLGLNLKCASCHDSFISDWKLADSYAFANIFADTLLEINRCDKPTGKIAGTRILFPELGEISVDASTEKRLRQLADLLVQPKDGRLYRTLVNRIWAQLLGRGIIEPVDMMDNVPWSEDLLDWMASDFATNGYDIKKLIFAIVTSKTYQLPSTSVKEAGDIMANDYKFTGMVRRRLTAEQFTDAISMAFNPMYADSAIVAKLLPEDIKSQLPFARAGFVKNDPFLTSLGRPNRETVSTNRTSQANLLQALELTNGNKFTQTLKQGAKQWKARYPTSDSLVTELYRKAFGRYPQPKELATAKKILGPKPSEEGIEDLVWAMALVPEFQLIY, from the coding sequence ATGGTGCACTTCCCCGTTGGCTTGCTTTGTGTGGCTTTATTACTGGAGCTTATTGACTGGAAACATAACTCAGACAAGCTCAGGGCCGGGATTAATTTATTATTATGGATTGGAGCCGGTAGTGCCGTAGTGGCTGTGGCATTCGGATGGCTGCTGGCAGGTGAGGGAGAATACGGCGGCGACAGCCTGGAAATTCACCGTTGGGCAGGAATTGCTACCATGGTATTATCCTGTATGACCGTCTTCGCATTGACCCGGGGGAAAATTGCGCTTTACCGCTCTCTGCTGATTCTTACGGTTGTGGGAGTATCTCTTGCAGGGCATTATGGTGCCATGCTTACCCATGGCGACGACTATATTTCCAGTGTGTTGCCGTTTTCAAAAGAAGAACCACTTGCAGATGGAGTTGATCAACCCGATTTCAAATTCGTAAACGACGGCAAAGCGCTTACTCCTCAGCAGATCCAGGATCTCAACGTGGAAGTAAGAACGATCCTGGCGCATAACTGTTACAGCTGCCATTCTGAATCCAAGATAAAAGGAGAACTTCGCCTGGACAGTAAGGATATGATCATGAAGGGTGGCGAGCACGGCGTGGTGGTGGTGCCCCAGCATCCTGATAAAAGTGAACTGATCAGGAGGATATCACTTCCCAAAGGAGATAAGGACGCAATGCCGACCAAAGGCAAACGGCTGACCGAAAAGGAAATTAATGTTTTGACTTACTGGATTGAAAAAGGCGCTCCCTGGCCTGATGGCAAGGAAAAGAGCATATACCGTGTGGCAGCACTTGAACCGCGCACCCCGGCACTGCCTGCGCCGAGCGGAGATATCGTAAAACCGATAGACAGACTGGTAAACGCCTATTTCCAAAAAAACAAGATTGAATGGAAACCTGTTGTTGACGATCGGATTTACATCAGGCGGGTATACCTTGACATTGTCGGACTGCTTCCCACACCTGAAAAAATAGATGCTTTCCTGGCAGATAACCGCCCCGACAAGAGAGAAATCCTTGCGCAGGAACTGCTCAATAAAAATAATGATTACGCCCAGCACTGGATGTCGTTCTGGAACGACGCCCTGCGAAACGACTATTCCGGCACAGGATATATCACCGGAGGCCGCTTTGATATTACCAAATGGCTTTATTCCTCCCTGCAGAGCAACAAGCCTTACAACGAATTTGTAAAACAACTGATCAGTCCTACCAAAGAATCCGAAGGATTCATAAAAGGCATCAAATGGAGGGGGACGATCAACTCCAGCCAGCGTACCGAAATGCAGGCGGCGCAGAATGTTTCGCAGGTTTTTCTTGGCCTTAACCTTAAATGCGCCTCCTGCCACGATAGCTTTATCAGCGACTGGAAACTGGCAGACTCCTATGCCTTTGCTAATATTTTTGCGGATACGCTGCTCGAAATTAACCGCTGCGACAAACCTACCGGGAAAATTGCAGGTACACGAATTCTCTTCCCCGAACTTGGCGAAATCAGTGTAGATGCCAGTACTGAAAAACGTCTCCGGCAACTTGCCGATCTTTTGGTACAGCCCAAAGATGGACGCCTGTACCGGACGTTGGTGAACCGGATTTGGGCGCAGCTGCTGGGCCGCGGGATCATCGAACCAGTGGATATGATGGACAACGTACCATGGAGCGAAGATCTGCTCGACTGGATGGCTTCGGACTTTGCTACCAACGGTTATGATATTAAAAAACTGATCTTTGCCATCGTTACCTCCAAAACCTATCAGCTGCCGTCAACTTCGGTCAAGGAAGCAGGGGATATCATGGCCAATGATTACAAATTTACAGGTATGGTGCGCAGGCGCCTGACAGCCGAACAATTTACCGATGCCATCAGCATGGCCTTTAACCCGATGTACGCCGACTCCGCCATTGTTGCGAAGTTGCTACCCGAAGATATAAAAAGCCAGCTTCCTTTTGCAAGAGCCGGTTTCGTAAAAAATGACCCCTTCCTGACCTCACTGGGAAGGCCCAACCGGGAGACAGTAAGTACCAACAGAACTTCGCAAGCCAACCTGCTGCAAGCCCTGGAACTTACCAATGGAAACAAATTCACGCAAACCCTTAAGCAGGGCGCAAAACAATGGAAAGCAAGGTATCCAACCTCCGACTCCCTGGTTACAGAACTTTACCGGAAAGCATTCGGCAGATATCCGCAGCCCAAGGAGCTGGCAACAGCAAAGAAAATACTGGGGCCGAAACCGAGCGAAGAAGGTATTGAAGATCTGGTGTGGGCCATGGCACTGGTACCAGAGTTTCAGTTAATTTATTAG
- a CDS encoding helix-turn-helix transcriptional regulator has product MDLTDKIKMILAIKNLSPSIFADEIGVQRPSISHILAGRNKPSLDIVQKIVKRFPDLGLNWILDDEELMLESDEITSSSSERYAPKSPQKNMVQTAPELNRRLDSEPTPVYENLNALPGAIKTEKKVERIMLFYSDGTYQEFKQ; this is encoded by the coding sequence ATGGATCTGACTGATAAAATAAAAATGATATTAGCCATCAAGAATCTGTCTCCTTCTATTTTCGCAGATGAAATTGGCGTACAGAGGCCCAGTATATCCCATATATTGGCAGGAAGAAATAAGCCTAGTCTGGATATAGTACAAAAAATAGTCAAACGCTTTCCGGATCTTGGCCTGAATTGGATTTTGGACGACGAAGAATTAATGTTGGAATCTGATGAAATAACAAGTTCTTCATCAGAAAGATACGCCCCTAAATCCCCCCAAAAAAACATGGTTCAGACCGCCCCAGAATTAAACAGGCGATTAGATTCTGAACCAACACCGGTCTATGAAAATCTGAATGCTCTTCCCGGAGCAATAAAAACGGAAAAGAAAGTAGAAAGAATTATGCTTTTTTATTCAGATGGTACTTACCAGGAATTCAAACAATAA
- a CDS encoding SusC/RagA family TonB-linked outer membrane protein — MYKFRLSKSVGRGIFRSAFLYPLLAGILLAPFAGAASATVLPAGTLAAEQPIKGKVTDDSGAGLPGVSIILKGTGTGTVTDESGGYSLSVPESGNRVLVFSFVGYLPKEVTLGNQTTLDVTLAVDNKALEEVVVVGYGTQRKRDITSAVSVISMEDIGEVPKSNVTRMLQGQAPGVIIKQKSGTPGQSFDIKVRGISSLGAGSDPLYVIDGFPVGTSVGQNLNPNDIETISVLKDAASTAIYGARGSNGVVLITTKSAKEGKTSLNVSIDYGFQNVPESRKTKVLNGKDFAQFKREVFIGRYVLKNSKQPTEEEIPIDFRDPSATKYSTNWFDLILHNNAPYKDINVTLSSGKGPIKSVVSVGYYKEDGALKYTGYDRASVRTNLSGDVNKVISMGMNVVGSYSRSSLASTDGRNAQVGLTLISDPRYPAYDANGDLIPYYNGVGDIFGFPNPLFMLKNIKRNRNIADVLANGYIELNIAKGLKFRSSVNAKINYNTYKEYIPSTIGLPVQTGTNGAPPRIATERDDSEELKNYAADQVLTYMPNLGESHHFDAMLGYSAQQETVKGLYGSGNTFPDDLAPFLGNATIRSSNSMERRWTMLAYIARVNYSFKDKYLFSASMRREGSSRFSEGHKFGNFPAASVGWRLSEEAFIPKAQWLTDLKLRGSWGMTGNNTYNVTANNNFGVGQNAGDDGNYASLAFLGLNNYVFNNTLASGKTVTRFANSELTWEKSNQLDIGLDLATFNNQLVFTVEYYKKITDDMLLGYNIPAVSGFTSTLKNLGKVQNKGVELAVSYRLKLGQVNLRTNANITFNRNKILAIKGQNDFILQGSQYGGYNIQKVGRPIGMIFGYRKLGIFNTKEEIQAAPFQDGAIPGSMKFADLHGAPDGGPDGIVSYDTKDMTEIGNPNPKFNWGWTVGADYKRFDVSVLLMGAYKFDVYRNIEASTMNMDGVFNVLEKAKDRWMSPSNPGPNPNDKHSQGGTDNFKWSRESSERYVYDGTHMWIKNVTIGYTLPKINGILSDARIFVNAANLLLVTKYPGNNPDAGVRGGTELNNDDESYPVPRTFSAGLKVNF, encoded by the coding sequence ATGTATAAATTTCGACTTTCCAAATCTGTCGGTCGGGGGATATTCAGGAGCGCGTTCCTGTATCCTTTGCTGGCAGGAATTTTATTAGCTCCTTTTGCTGGCGCAGCCAGTGCGACTGTACTACCCGCAGGTACCCTAGCGGCCGAACAGCCTATTAAGGGAAAAGTAACCGACGACTCAGGAGCTGGCCTCCCAGGTGTAAGCATTATTCTGAAAGGTACCGGCACAGGAACGGTAACGGATGAGTCCGGTGGTTATAGCCTCAGTGTGCCTGAGTCGGGCAACCGTGTGCTCGTATTTTCCTTCGTAGGTTATCTACCTAAAGAAGTGACGTTAGGAAATCAAACAACGTTAGATGTTACGTTAGCCGTTGACAACAAGGCGCTTGAAGAAGTGGTGGTTGTAGGATATGGTACCCAGCGCAAGCGTGATATTACGTCTGCTGTGTCGGTAATCAGCATGGAAGATATTGGTGAGGTTCCCAAATCCAACGTTACCCGTATGTTACAGGGCCAGGCTCCTGGAGTGATCATCAAGCAAAAGAGCGGTACGCCAGGGCAATCATTTGATATTAAAGTACGGGGTATCAGTTCGCTTGGAGCAGGCAGTGATCCATTGTATGTAATAGACGGTTTTCCGGTAGGGACGTCGGTGGGGCAAAATTTGAATCCCAATGACATTGAAACCATATCTGTTCTTAAAGACGCCGCTTCCACTGCCATCTATGGTGCCAGAGGATCAAACGGTGTGGTACTGATCACCACAAAATCCGCCAAGGAAGGTAAGACAAGCCTCAATGTTTCCATTGATTATGGCTTTCAAAATGTTCCGGAATCGAGAAAAACAAAGGTATTGAACGGAAAAGATTTCGCTCAGTTTAAAAGAGAGGTGTTTATCGGGCGGTATGTCCTTAAGAATTCCAAACAACCTACGGAGGAAGAGATACCCATTGATTTCCGCGATCCGTCGGCTACCAAATACTCCACCAACTGGTTTGACCTGATCCTTCACAACAATGCCCCTTACAAGGATATCAATGTGACCTTGTCATCCGGCAAGGGCCCAATCAAATCGGTTGTGTCAGTAGGTTATTACAAAGAAGACGGTGCGCTGAAATATACCGGTTACGACCGTGCTTCTGTCCGGACCAACCTTTCAGGGGACGTAAACAAGGTTATCTCCATGGGTATGAATGTGGTGGGAAGTTATTCCAGGTCGAGCCTGGCCAGTACGGACGGACGTAATGCCCAGGTAGGGCTCACGCTCATCAGTGATCCCCGGTATCCGGCTTATGACGCAAACGGAGACCTGATTCCCTACTACAATGGAGTGGGAGATATATTCGGCTTTCCCAACCCGTTGTTCATGTTAAAAAATATCAAGAGAAACCGGAACATAGCTGATGTCCTGGCAAACGGGTATATCGAACTTAACATCGCCAAAGGCCTTAAATTCAGATCTTCTGTTAACGCCAAGATTAACTATAATACCTACAAAGAGTACATTCCATCGACCATCGGACTTCCGGTTCAGACGGGTACCAACGGTGCGCCTCCGCGAATTGCAACCGAAAGGGACGATTCGGAAGAGTTAAAAAACTATGCTGCTGATCAGGTACTTACCTATATGCCAAATTTGGGAGAAAGCCATCACTTTGACGCAATGCTGGGATATAGCGCACAACAGGAAACCGTGAAAGGGTTGTACGGAAGTGGTAATACCTTCCCCGACGACCTTGCTCCCTTTCTGGGAAATGCCACCATACGTTCTTCCAATTCCATGGAAAGAAGGTGGACCATGCTGGCTTACATTGCCAGGGTTAACTATTCCTTTAAAGATAAGTACCTCTTCTCGGCATCCATGCGCCGCGAAGGAAGCTCAAGATTCAGTGAGGGGCATAAATTTGGAAATTTCCCGGCGGCCTCTGTCGGATGGCGCCTTTCAGAAGAAGCCTTTATCCCGAAAGCTCAATGGCTGACCGACCTGAAACTACGAGGAAGCTGGGGGATGACTGGTAACAACACCTACAACGTTACAGCCAACAACAACTTTGGTGTGGGACAAAATGCCGGTGACGACGGCAACTATGCCAGCCTTGCATTCCTGGGTTTGAACAATTATGTATTCAACAATACACTGGCGTCCGGTAAAACGGTTACCCGTTTTGCCAATTCGGAACTTACCTGGGAAAAATCTAACCAGCTGGACATAGGCCTTGATCTTGCAACATTCAACAACCAATTGGTTTTCACAGTTGAATACTACAAGAAAATTACAGATGACATGCTGCTCGGCTACAACATACCCGCGGTTTCCGGTTTTACCTCCACTTTGAAAAACTTAGGAAAAGTTCAGAATAAAGGGGTGGAACTAGCTGTAAGCTACAGGCTTAAATTGGGTCAGGTTAATTTAAGAACCAATGCCAACATTACCTTCAACCGTAACAAAATATTGGCGATCAAAGGACAAAATGACTTTATCCTGCAAGGGAGCCAATACGGCGGTTATAACATCCAAAAAGTGGGACGCCCGATCGGGATGATCTTCGGATACAGGAAACTGGGCATTTTCAACACAAAAGAAGAGATCCAGGCCGCCCCATTCCAGGATGGTGCCATACCGGGCTCTATGAAATTTGCTGATTTGCACGGCGCGCCGGACGGCGGGCCTGATGGCATCGTTTCATACGACACGAAGGATATGACCGAAATTGGAAATCCTAATCCTAAGTTCAACTGGGGATGGACCGTGGGTGCCGATTACAAAAGGTTTGACGTGAGTGTCCTGCTGATGGGGGCTTATAAATTTGATGTATACCGGAATATCGAGGCATCAACCATGAATATGGACGGTGTTTTCAACGTGTTGGAAAAGGCAAAAGACCGGTGGATGTCGCCAAGCAACCCTGGCCCGAACCCCAATGACAAGCACTCGCAGGGCGGAACCGATAACTTCAAATGGTCTCGTGAAAGTAGTGAACGTTATGTTTATGATGGAACACACATGTGGATCAAAAACGTAACCATAGGTTATACACTCCCCAAAATCAACGGAATTTTGTCCGATGCCCGGATCTTTGTAAATGCAGCTAACCTGTTGCTGGTTACCAAATACCCGGGAAACAACCCTGATGCAGGTGTACGCGGCGGAACTGAGCTGAACAACGACGATGAGTCGTACCCTGTGCCAAGAACGTTTTCTGCAGGTCTTAAAGTAAATTTCTAA
- a CDS encoding gliding motility-associated C-terminal domain-containing protein: protein MFKYISGIVLVLFCLVQASANHMVGGEIQMHRTGSANFEIKLIQFWERKNLVNPTPSTAGNRDVTVDLYIYRKRDNKLMDKVVARYRSTKSIEYQNKACATYRSMETLIGVYTGIVSLPSARYNDTDGYYIAWERCCRNDDINNIVEPGDNGMVFYLEFPPVSTINSSPDFLAPNGEYICAGRNFSMNMSAEDADGDKLRYSLVTPMKGHTNPSFTIGDDTEKSGYPLVNWQPGISVSNMIPGPSPLTIDENTGVISVRSNQLGLYVFTVQCEEFRNGRKIGLVRRDFQLLVIDCNSQTPEPPIVTVNGELTTAVKFCPQKLVELKTSAGTDWSYQWQLNGFNIPGATGATLMVKDTGQYMVVKSFKTKCTRDTSSVTVYATYGDPVPAKIDYEKSVLCPHDSIVLLANAIQSFQNTIWTKNGEDLARGTASTTITSAGLYHLTIQDSHTGCSGTDSVRISEDVLTVDLPEAVTIQLGRSVTLVPVIKPLADLSHLQWSPSAILSESPVLVVSPEVPTVYTVTVTSVNNCTSTASTSVNVVDQFYVPNIFSPDGDGKNDTFQISNIKDQILSISIYDRWGMLIFHSNGYEVPWNGDYNGQKVQPGSYPYIIRSKTASYKGEIMVVR from the coding sequence ATGTTCAAATATATATCCGGAATAGTTCTTGTTCTCTTCTGCCTCGTGCAGGCTTCTGCAAATCATATGGTTGGCGGGGAAATACAAATGCATCGTACAGGCTCTGCAAATTTCGAAATCAAGCTGATCCAGTTTTGGGAAAGGAAGAATCTGGTTAATCCAACGCCATCCACTGCTGGTAACCGTGATGTTACGGTAGATTTATATATATATCGTAAGAGAGATAACAAATTGATGGACAAGGTTGTAGCCAGGTACAGATCAACCAAAAGCATCGAATACCAGAATAAAGCCTGTGCCACTTATCGTTCCATGGAAACATTAATTGGTGTATACACGGGTATCGTATCGCTGCCATCCGCAAGGTATAACGATACAGACGGCTACTATATAGCCTGGGAACGATGCTGCCGGAATGACGATATTAATAATATTGTGGAACCGGGGGACAACGGAATGGTTTTTTATCTGGAGTTTCCGCCTGTGTCAACGATCAATTCGTCTCCCGATTTTCTTGCACCCAATGGTGAGTATATATGTGCCGGAAGAAATTTTTCCATGAATATGTCCGCCGAAGATGCCGACGGGGACAAGCTGAGATATAGCCTGGTGACCCCGATGAAAGGGCATACTAATCCGTCATTTACGATAGGCGATGACACAGAGAAGTCGGGATATCCATTGGTGAACTGGCAGCCAGGTATTTCGGTGTCCAATATGATACCCGGCCCGTCCCCTCTGACAATTGATGAAAATACCGGAGTAATTTCCGTTAGATCCAATCAATTAGGGCTTTATGTATTTACAGTGCAGTGCGAGGAATTTCGAAATGGAAGAAAGATTGGCCTGGTAAGACGCGATTTTCAGCTACTTGTGATAGACTGCAACAGCCAAACTCCGGAGCCTCCCATAGTCACAGTAAACGGAGAACTAACAACAGCTGTTAAGTTCTGCCCGCAGAAATTAGTCGAATTAAAGACGAGTGCGGGAACCGATTGGTCGTATCAATGGCAACTCAATGGCTTTAATATTCCAGGTGCTACGGGTGCAACACTGATGGTAAAAGATACCGGTCAGTACATGGTAGTAAAAAGTTTTAAAACCAAATGTACACGGGATACATCGTCAGTTACTGTTTACGCTACTTATGGTGATCCCGTTCCGGCTAAGATTGATTACGAAAAGTCGGTACTTTGCCCGCACGATTCCATTGTTTTGCTCGCCAATGCAATCCAAAGCTTTCAGAATACCATTTGGACTAAAAACGGAGAGGATCTTGCCAGGGGAACGGCCAGCACAACAATTACCTCTGCCGGGTTATATCATCTTACCATTCAGGACAGTCATACAGGTTGTTCGGGAACGGATTCTGTACGGATCTCGGAAGATGTTTTGACTGTTGATTTACCAGAGGCTGTCACCATTCAGCTCGGCAGAAGTGTTACCCTGGTGCCGGTTATCAAGCCACTTGCAGATCTTAGTCATCTGCAGTGGTCCCCTTCTGCAATCCTTTCAGAATCTCCGGTACTGGTTGTTTCCCCGGAGGTTCCCACAGTGTATACCGTCACGGTGACTTCGGTTAACAACTGTACATCAACCGCTTCCACCTCCGTAAATGTGGTAGACCAGTTTTATGTACCCAATATCTTTTCCCCGGACGGTGACGGTAAAAACGATACTTTTCAGATCAGTAATATAAAAGATCAGATACTGAGCATCAGCATTTATGATCGGTGGGGAATGCTGATATTTCACTCCAACGGATATGAAGTTCCATGGAACGGCGACTACAACGGGCAGAAAGTCCAGCCAGGAAGTTATCCCTACATTATCAGATCAAAAACAGCCAGTTACAAAGGCGAGATTATGGTGGTTCGTTAA